The following coding sequences lie in one Pseudorasbora parva isolate DD20220531a chromosome 18, ASM2467924v1, whole genome shotgun sequence genomic window:
- the LOC137046531 gene encoding urokinase plasminogen activator surface receptor-like produces MDLPISVFLLFILFTAGHTLNCNQCPGVSSTCVEMTCPNGYPYCVGTSLYVDGINTATAKNCAPANGCPSGSINLGIGGISSYCCSTDLCNKQNAPDPSSNTNNGNKCYFCDFTKNCSNTVSCSGTEDLCIKATGNIGGLSLPVKGCASKLVCDSSSLIPNLASVSCCKGNLCNGAQSVTQSFLFLCGSLLSYFLLH; encoded by the exons ATGGATCTGCCAATCTCAGTTTTTCTCCTCTTCATTCTCTTCACTGCAG GACACACTCTCAACTGTAATCAGTGCCCAGGTGTGTCAAGCACTTGTGTCGAGATGACATGTCCAAATGGATACCCCTACTGTGTTGGTACATCATTATATGTTG ATGGCATTAATACTGCGACAGCTAAAAACTGTGCTCCTGCAAATGGCTGTCCGAGTGGCTCCATCAACCTCGGCATTGGAGGCATCTCTTCTTACTGCTGTAGCACAGACCTGTGTAACAAGCAAAATGCTCCAG ATCCCAGCTCTAATACCAacaatggaaataaatgttactTTTGTGATTTTACTAAAAACTGCTCAAACACAGTGAGCTGTTCAGGGACTGAAGATCTCTGCATTAAAGCAACAG GGAATATTGGAGGCCTGTCATTGCCTGTAAAAGGGTGTGCTTCTAAATTAGTTTGTGATTCTTCATCATTGATTCCTAATCTTGCGAGTGTCTCCTGTTGTAAGGGGAACCTGTGTAACGGTGCTCAGAGCGTCACTCAGAGCTTCCTGTTCCTCTGCGGTTCTCTGCTCTCCTACTTCCTGCTGCACTGA
- the LOC137046975 gene encoding ly6/PLAUR domain-containing protein 5-like isoform X1 gives MDLQLSVFLLFILLTAGHSLRCYQCLSHTGSCEDPEVTTCPDFSKCFSSVTVAQLYEGSPPTTVKFKACVPSAGCLSSSLSSEDVSYFCCNTDLCNAKDAALSGESSPGIFNMSNILSYPSLSNNPNPPNPNGKRCYSCIGQSCLNIMDCSGSQDRCFKGTVAHNGQAIAISSCATKEVCDAATSVGNFGSFSCCEGNLCNGAQSVTQSFLFLCGSLLSYFLLH, from the exons ATGGATCTGCAACtctctgtttttcttttattcattCTCTTAACTGCAG GacactctctcaggtgttaTCAGTGCTTGAGTCATACGGGTTCTTGTGAAGATCCAGAGGTAACAACGTGCCCTGACTTTTCTAAGTGCTTCAGTTCAGTAACAGTAGCACAACTATATG AAGGCAGTCCTCCTACTACGGTGAAGTTTAAAGCGTGTGTTCCATCAGCTGGATGTCTGTCCTCAAGCTTGAGCAGTGAAGATGTCTCTTATTTCTGCTGTAACACAGATCTTTGTAATGCCAAAGATGCAG CGCTGAGTGGAGAGTCCAGTCCAGGCATCTTCAATATGTCCAATATCCTCAGTTATCCAAGTCTCTCCAATAACCCCAATCCTCCCAATCCCAATGGAAAGAGATGTTACAGTTGTATTGGTCAGAGCTGCTTAAACATAATGGATTGTTCAGGGAGTCAAGATCGCTGCTTTAAAGGAACAG TGGCTCACAATGGTCAGGCAATTGCTATATCAAGCTGTGCCACTAAAGAGGTGTGTGATGCCGCAACATCAGTTGGTAATTTTGGGAGCTTCTCCTGCTGTGAGGGGAACCTGTGTAACGGTGCTCAGAGCGTCACTCAGAGCTTCCTGTTCCTCTGCGGTTCTCTGCTCTCCTACTTCCTGCTGCACTga
- the LOC137046975 gene encoding ly6/PLAUR domain-containing protein 5-like isoform X2, with protein MDLQLSVFLLFILLTAGHSLRCYQCLSHTGSCEDPEVTTCPDFSKCFSSVTVAQLYGSPPTTVKFKACVPSAGCLSSSLSSEDVSYFCCNTDLCNAKDAALSGESSPGIFNMSNILSYPSLSNNPNPPNPNGKRCYSCIGQSCLNIMDCSGSQDRCFKGTVAHNGQAIAISSCATKEVCDAATSVGNFGSFSCCEGNLCNGAQSVTQSFLFLCGSLLSYFLLH; from the exons ATGGATCTGCAACtctctgtttttcttttattcattCTCTTAACTGCAG GacactctctcaggtgttaTCAGTGCTTGAGTCATACGGGTTCTTGTGAAGATCCAGAGGTAACAACGTGCCCTGACTTTTCTAAGTGCTTCAGTTCAGTAACAGTAGCACAACTATATG GCAGTCCTCCTACTACGGTGAAGTTTAAAGCGTGTGTTCCATCAGCTGGATGTCTGTCCTCAAGCTTGAGCAGTGAAGATGTCTCTTATTTCTGCTGTAACACAGATCTTTGTAATGCCAAAGATGCAG CGCTGAGTGGAGAGTCCAGTCCAGGCATCTTCAATATGTCCAATATCCTCAGTTATCCAAGTCTCTCCAATAACCCCAATCCTCCCAATCCCAATGGAAAGAGATGTTACAGTTGTATTGGTCAGAGCTGCTTAAACATAATGGATTGTTCAGGGAGTCAAGATCGCTGCTTTAAAGGAACAG TGGCTCACAATGGTCAGGCAATTGCTATATCAAGCTGTGCCACTAAAGAGGTGTGTGATGCCGCAACATCAGTTGGTAATTTTGGGAGCTTCTCCTGCTGTGAGGGGAACCTGTGTAACGGTGCTCAGAGCGTCACTCAGAGCTTCCTGTTCCTCTGCGGTTCTCTGCTCTCCTACTTCCTGCTGCACTga